The following proteins are co-located in the Nitrospira sp. genome:
- a CDS encoding tetratricopeptide repeat protein, protein MAIFASNCTAPPPSPPRPLIDGPAVSEVLKRAQAGDPNAQNELGLRYSEGRGLPQNYHEAKDWFKKAADQGHANAQVNLGTLYSLGRGAPYSDPMALFWFQRAAEQRNALAFAKLGMMYERGRAVPQSLIEAHMWYSLSIAHGEKRAAESRDAVVIRMTPGQIAEAEDRAKKWMPKGR, encoded by the coding sequence ATGGCCATTTTCGCGTCAAACTGCACCGCTCCCCCTCCTAGTCCGCCACGCCCGCTCATTGACGGGCCAGCCGTGAGCGAGGTCCTCAAGCGCGCTCAGGCCGGCGATCCCAATGCGCAAAATGAATTGGGGTTACGGTATAGCGAAGGGCGGGGTCTTCCACAAAACTATCATGAGGCAAAGGATTGGTTTAAAAAGGCCGCTGACCAGGGACACGCTAACGCACAAGTCAACCTAGGAACCCTCTATTCCCTTGGACGAGGCGCCCCGTACAGTGACCCCATGGCGTTGTTTTGGTTTCAGAGGGCCGCGGAGCAACGGAATGCGTTGGCCTTCGCGAAACTGGGGATGATGTATGAACGGGGGCGCGCCGTGCCTCAGAGCCTTATTGAAGCCCACATGTGGTACAGCCTTTCGATTGCCCATGGTGAGAAACGTGCCGCTGAATCTCGCGACGCGGTTGTCATTCGGATGACGCCAGGACAGATCGCCGAAGCGGAAGACCGGGCGAAGAAATGGATGCCCAAGGGACGATAA
- a CDS encoding IS3 family transposase gives MAQKRRTHGEEFNARVAVEAIKGIRTLSELRAAHGVHPTVIAHWKRPLVKGAPEVFRRGLGGGRSEETVTAPLYQEGQLKMELEWLKKSSERVAGGPTRMASSRLHVVVDCAAVCLGGAGAVDVLVRAGVRERSEPGVAALIDRLYVQRPFYGVPRMTAWLPTLGHAVNHKRGERLMRVMGGRAVLPGSHTSRPQPEHRRSPYLLRTLAGVRANQVWCAAITYVPLRRGFLYLVAIMDWFSRYVVAWELGNTLDTGFCVEALRRALARGCPESCSTDQGAQFTSQKGLACVEGAGVRVSMDGRGRALDNVFVERLWRSVTYEEIYLREYADGAEAWRGLQRYVAFYNVERRHQSLGRRTPAEVHFG, from the coding sequence ATGGCCCAGAAACGGAGGACACATGGGGAGGAGTTCAACGCGCGGGTGGCAGTGGAGGCGATTAAGGGGATACGGACGCTGAGTGAATTGCGTGCGGCTCATGGTGTTCATCCCACGGTCATTGCCCATTGGAAGCGGCCGTTGGTGAAAGGCGCCCCGGAAGTATTCCGACGGGGCTTGGGGGGAGGCCGCAGCGAGGAGACGGTGACGGCACCCCTGTATCAGGAGGGCCAGCTCAAGATGGAGCTGGAGTGGCTTAAAAAAAGCTCTGAGCGTGTCGCCGGAGGACCGACGAGAATGGCTTCAAGCAGATTGCACGTCGTTGTCGATTGCGCAGCGGTGTGCCTTGGTGGGGCTGGCGCGGTCGACGTCCTAGTCCGAGCCGGTGTCCGAGAGCGGAGCGAACCTGGCGTTGCTGCGCTGATCGATCGGCTGTATGTGCAGCGGCCGTTTTACGGGGTGCCGCGGATGACCGCCTGGCTGCCGACCCTGGGTCATGCGGTCAACCACAAGCGGGGCGAACGACTGATGCGGGTCATGGGGGGGCGGGCGGTGCTGCCGGGGTCGCATACGAGCCGGCCGCAGCCGGAACATCGGCGGTCCCCGTATTTGTTGAGGACGCTCGCGGGGGTCAGAGCCAACCAGGTGTGGTGCGCGGCCATCACGTATGTGCCGCTGCGGCGGGGATTCCTGTACCTGGTGGCGATCATGGACTGGTTCAGCCGCTACGTCGTGGCCTGGGAGTTGGGCAACACCCTGGACACCGGCTTTTGTGTCGAGGCGCTGAGACGGGCCTTGGCCAGGGGGTGCCCAGAGAGTTGCAGCACCGATCAGGGGGCCCAATTCACCAGCCAGAAGGGCCTCGCGTGTGTGGAAGGGGCCGGGGTGCGTGTCAGCATGGATGGACGGGGTCGTGCGCTGGACAACGTCTTCGTCGAGCGGCTGTGGCGGAGCGTGACCTACGAGGAGATCTATCTGCGGGAGTATGCCGATGGGGCGGAGGCCTGGCGGGGGTTGCAGCGGTATGTTGCGTTCTACAACGTCGAACGACGCCACCAGAGTCTGGGACGTCGCACCCCGGCCGAGGTGCATTTCGGGTGA
- a CDS encoding tetratricopeptide repeat protein produces MGRCSGNLIMMTVLCTLSACMDPPKSPYVDVRDTVSRIDELQATAEQGSAEDQYNLGMRYETALPKDHREAVRWYRMAATQRHVGAFYRLCVLSDIGRGMPQDYQEALRWCRLAADQRHGPAMFVIATYYERARGVPKDVVQAYQWYNLAAANGHEDGAKWRDRLARNMTPTQIAQAQFLARNWKPKATNPVQEQ; encoded by the coding sequence ATGGGGCGCTGCTCGGGAAATCTCATCATGATGACCGTCCTCTGCACCCTATCGGCATGCATGGATCCGCCAAAATCTCCCTACGTCGACGTGCGGGACACAGTGTCCCGTATCGACGAATTACAGGCAACCGCAGAACAAGGAAGCGCCGAGGATCAGTACAATCTTGGCATGCGATATGAGACCGCCTTGCCGAAAGACCACAGGGAAGCCGTTCGCTGGTACCGCATGGCGGCCACCCAGCGACATGTCGGTGCATTCTATCGGCTCTGCGTGCTATCGGACATCGGGCGTGGAATGCCCCAGGACTATCAGGAAGCTCTACGGTGGTGCCGCCTTGCCGCGGACCAGCGGCATGGGCCGGCGATGTTCGTGATCGCCACATATTACGAAAGGGCACGGGGAGTTCCCAAGGATGTCGTCCAAGCCTACCAGTGGTACAACTTGGCTGCGGCTAACGGCCATGAAGACGGAGCGAAATGGCGAGATCGTCTGGCCAGGAACATGACGCCGACTCAAATCGCACAGGCCCAATTTCTCGCACGAAATTGGAAACCCAAGGCCACAAATCCAGTTCAAGAACAGTAG
- a CDS encoding YqgE/AlgH family protein has translation MRSAFFVGTFLLVSALSAQAQQEFSPAAVEKGVLLVASPSLSDPNFHQTVLLIIEHGRGGTVGLILNRPTNVLLSEVLPDFTVLKRTPYRLFAGGPVNQTQLVLLFRLTRVLPDTRQIVGGIYVGTPRVLERIMTQPKPTETFRAFAGFAGWAPGQLEHEMLEGAWGILPSDAFSIFDKDPATLWPDSITRLQAPKSISH, from the coding sequence ATGAGAAGCGCGTTCTTTGTAGGAACTTTCTTGCTCGTCTCCGCGTTATCGGCTCAGGCGCAGCAAGAGTTTTCGCCTGCGGCGGTCGAGAAGGGCGTGCTCCTGGTAGCCAGTCCCTCGCTAAGCGATCCGAACTTCCACCAAACCGTCCTGCTTATTATCGAACACGGACGAGGCGGGACAGTCGGCCTCATTCTGAACCGCCCCACGAACGTACTCCTGTCCGAAGTCTTGCCGGATTTTACTGTACTGAAGCGCACCCCCTACCGATTGTTTGCCGGTGGGCCGGTCAACCAAACGCAACTGGTCCTGTTGTTCCGGCTCACGCGAGTCTTGCCTGATACACGTCAGATCGTCGGTGGAATTTATGTGGGCACACCGCGCGTCCTGGAACGCATCATGACTCAACCTAAACCGACCGAAACATTTCGAGCGTTTGCCGGATTTGCCGGGTGGGCACCTGGACAGCTCGAACATGAAATGCTCGAAGGAGCATGGGGTATCTTGCCGTCGGATGCGTTCAGCATTTTCGACAAAGACCCGGCCACCCTCTGGCCGGACAGCATCACCCGTCTTCAGGCCCCTAAGAGCATTTCCCATTGA